The following are encoded in a window of Arvicanthis niloticus isolate mArvNil1 chromosome 1, mArvNil1.pat.X, whole genome shotgun sequence genomic DNA:
- the Fosb gene encoding protein FosB isoform X1 produces the protein MFQAFPGDYDSGSRCSSSPSAESQYLSSVDSFGSPPTAAASQECAGLGEMPGSFVPTVTAITTSQDLQWLVQPTLISSMAQSQGQPLASQPPAVDPYDMPGTSYSTPGLSAYSTGGASGSGGPSTSTTTSGPVSARPARARPRRPREETLTPEEEEKRRVRRERNKLAAAKCRNRRRELTDRLQAETDQLEEEKAELESEIAELQKEKERLEFVLVAHKPGCKIPYEEGPGPGPLAEVRDLPGSTSAKEDGFGWLLPPPPPPPLPFQSSRDAPPNLTASLFTHSEVQVLGDPFPVVSPSYTSSFVLTCPEVSAFAGAQRTSGSEQPSDPLNSPSLLAL, from the exons ATGTTTCAAGCTTTTCCCGGAGACTACGACTCCGGCTCCCGGTGTAGTTCATCACCTTCCGCCGAGTCTCAGTACCTTTCTTCGGTGGACTCCTTCGGCAGTCCACCCACCGCCGCCGCCTCCCAG GAGTGCGCCGGTCTCGGGGAAATGCCCGGCTCCTTCGTGCCAACGGTCACCGCAATCACAACCAGCCAGGACCTTCAGTGGCTCGTGCAACCCACCCTCATCTCCTCCATGGCCCAGTCCCAGGGGCAGCCACTGGCCTCCCAGCCTCCAGCTGTTGACCCGTATGACATGCCAGGAACCAGCTACTCAACCCCGGGCCTGAGTGCCTACAGCACTGGTGGGGCAAGCGGAAGTGGTGGGCCTTCAACCAGCACAACCACCAGTGGCCCTGTGTCTGCCCGCCCAGCCAGAGCCAGGCCTAGAAGACCCCGAGAAGAGACA CTTAccccagaagaagaagaaaagcggAGGGTTCGCAGAGAGCGGAACAAGTTGGCTGCAGCTAAATGCAGAAATCGTCGGAGGGAGCTGACAGACCGACTCCAGGCG GAAACGGATCAGCTtgaagaggaaaaggcagagctgGAGTCGGAGATCGCCGAGCTGCAAAAAGAGAAGGAACGCCTGGAGTTTGTCCTGGTGGCCCACAAACCGGGCTGCAAGATCCCCTACGAAGAGGGGCCGGGGCCAGGCCCTCTGGCCGAGGTGAGAGATTTGCCAGGGTCAACATCCGCTAAGGAAGACGGCTTCGGCTGGCTGCTGCCGCCCCCTCCACCACCGCCCCTGCCCTTCCAGAGCAGCCGAGACGCACCCCCCAACCTGACGGCTTCTCTCTTTACACACAGTGAAGTTCAAGTCCTCGGCGACCCCTTCCCCGTTGTTAGCCCTTCGTACACTTCCTCGTTTGTCCTCACCTGCCCGGAGGTCTCCGCGTTCGCCGGCGCCCAACGCACCAGCGGCAGCGAGCAGCCGTCCGACCCCCTGAACTCGCCCTCCCTTCTTGCTCTGTAA
- the Fosb gene encoding protein FosB isoform X2, producing the protein MFQAFPGDYDSGSRCSSSPSAESQYLSSVDSFGSPPTAAASQECAGLGEMPGSFVPTVTAITTSQDLQWLVQPTLISSMAQSQGQPLASQPPAVDPYDMPGTSYSTPGLSAYSTGGASGSGGPSTSTTTSGPVSARPARARPRRPREETLTPEEEEKRRVRRERNKLAAAKCRNRRRELTDRLQAETDQLEEEKAELESEIAELQKEKERLEFVLVAHKPGCKIPYEEGPGPGPLAE; encoded by the exons ATGTTTCAAGCTTTTCCCGGAGACTACGACTCCGGCTCCCGGTGTAGTTCATCACCTTCCGCCGAGTCTCAGTACCTTTCTTCGGTGGACTCCTTCGGCAGTCCACCCACCGCCGCCGCCTCCCAG GAGTGCGCCGGTCTCGGGGAAATGCCCGGCTCCTTCGTGCCAACGGTCACCGCAATCACAACCAGCCAGGACCTTCAGTGGCTCGTGCAACCCACCCTCATCTCCTCCATGGCCCAGTCCCAGGGGCAGCCACTGGCCTCCCAGCCTCCAGCTGTTGACCCGTATGACATGCCAGGAACCAGCTACTCAACCCCGGGCCTGAGTGCCTACAGCACTGGTGGGGCAAGCGGAAGTGGTGGGCCTTCAACCAGCACAACCACCAGTGGCCCTGTGTCTGCCCGCCCAGCCAGAGCCAGGCCTAGAAGACCCCGAGAAGAGACA CTTAccccagaagaagaagaaaagcggAGGGTTCGCAGAGAGCGGAACAAGTTGGCTGCAGCTAAATGCAGAAATCGTCGGAGGGAGCTGACAGACCGACTCCAGGCG GAAACGGATCAGCTtgaagaggaaaaggcagagctgGAGTCGGAGATCGCCGAGCTGCAAAAAGAGAAGGAACGCCTGGAGTTTGTCCTGGTGGCCCACAAACCGGGCTGCAAGATCCCCTACGAAGAGGGGCCGGGGCCAGGCCCTCTGGCCGAG TGA
- the Rtn2 gene encoding reticulon-2 isoform X1 — translation MGQVLPVFAHCKEAPSTASSTPDSTEGGNDDSDFRELHTAREFSEDEEEETTSQDWGTPRELTFSYIAFDGVVGSGGRRDSVVRRPRPQGRSISEPRDPPPQPGLGDSLESIPSLSQSPEPGRRGDPDTVPPAERPLEELRLRLDQFGWAVRSAGSGEDSATSSSTPLENEDPDGLEASEAGEEANPELRLAQALHLQLEVLTPQLSPSSGTPQVHTPSPQRSQDSNSSPDEPPLNEEEEHWRLLEQEPMTAQCLDSTDQSEFRLEPLLLVAELLYWKDTRTSGAVFTGLMASLLCLLHFSIVSVAAHLALLGLCATISLRVYRKVLQAVHRGDGTNPFQAYLDMDLTLTREQTERLSQQIASHVVSTATQLRHFFLVEDLVDSLKLALLFYILTFVGAIFNGLTLVILGVVALFTVPLLYRQHQAQIDQYVGLVTNQLSHIKAKIRAKIPGTGTLTPTASVSGSKAKAE, via the exons ATGGGGCAGGTCCTGCCGGTCTTCGCCCACTGCA AAGAAGCTCCGTCTACGGCGTCTTCTACCCCCGATTCCACGGAAG GAGGGAATGACGACTCAGATTTTCGGGAGCTGCACACTGCCCGGGAATTCtcggaggacgaggaggaggagaccACTTCACAGGACTGGGGCACCCCCAGGGAGCTGACCTTTTCCTACATTGCCTTCGATGGTGTGGTGGGCTCTGGGGGCCGTAGAGACTCAGTTGTTCGTCGTCCCCGGCCCCAGGGACGTTCAATCTCAGAACCACGGGACCCACCCCCACAACCCGGCCTGGGTGACAGCTTGGAAAGCATCCCTAGCCTGAGCCAGTCCCCAGAGCCGGGGCGCCGCGGTGACCCCGACACCGTGCCTCCAGCTGAGCGCccgctggaggagctgaggctgaggctggaccAGTTTGGCTGGGCTGTCCGGAGTGCGGGATCTGGGGAGGATTCAGCCACCAGCAGCTCCACCCCGCTGGAAAATGAGGATCCTGATGGACTGGAGGCCAGCGAGGCTGGAGAAG AGGCGAATCCGGAACTCCGACTTGCCCAGGCTCTACATTTGCAGCTCGAGGTCCTGACTCCCCAGCTTAGCCCTAGCTCCGGGACCCCCCAGGTGCATACCCCATCCCCACAAAGATCTCAAGATTCGAACTCCAGCCCTGATGAGCCTCCACTGAATGAGGAAGAAGAGCATTGGCGGCTGCTGGAGCAGGAGCCAATGACAGCCCAGTGCCTCGATAGCACAGACCAATCAGAATTCAGGTTGGAGCCACTCCTTCTAG TGGCAGAGCTGCTGTACTGGAAGGACACCAGGACGTCAGGAGCCGTCTTCACGGGCCTCATGGCCTCCCTCCTGTGCCTCCTGCACTTCAGCATCGTGTCCGTGGCTGCGCACCTGGCCCTGCTGGGTCTCTGCGCTACCATCTCTCTCAGGGTTTACCGCAAAGTGCTGCAGGCCGTGCACCGGGGCGACGGCACCAACCCTTTCCA GGCTTACCTGGACATGGACCTGACCCTGACTCGGGAGCAAACAGAACGTTTGTCCCAGCAGATTGCCTCCCACGTGGTCTCCACAGCCACACAGCTACGGCATTTCTTCCTAGTAGAAGACCTGGTGGATTCTCTCAAG CTGGCTCTTCTCTTCTACATCTTGACCTTTGTGGGAGCCATCTTCAACGGCTTGACTCTTGTCATCCTGG GAGTTGTTGCTTTGTTCACCGTTCCCCTTCTGTACAGACAACATCAG GCCCAGATTGACCAGTATGTGGGGTTGGTGACCAATCAGTTGAGCCACATCAAAGCTAA GATCCGAGCTAAGATCCCGGGGACCGGAACCCTTACCCCAACAGCATCAGTCTCCGGATCCAAAGCCAAAGCCGAATGA
- the Rtn2 gene encoding reticulon-2 isoform X2: MGSKVAELLYWKDTRTSGAVFTGLMASLLCLLHFSIVSVAAHLALLGLCATISLRVYRKVLQAVHRGDGTNPFQAYLDMDLTLTREQTERLSQQIASHVVSTATQLRHFFLVEDLVDSLKLALLFYILTFVGAIFNGLTLVILGVVALFTVPLLYRQHQAQIDQYVGLVTNQLSHIKAKIRAKIPGTGTLTPTASVSGSKAKAE; encoded by the exons ATGGGGAGTAAAG TGGCAGAGCTGCTGTACTGGAAGGACACCAGGACGTCAGGAGCCGTCTTCACGGGCCTCATGGCCTCCCTCCTGTGCCTCCTGCACTTCAGCATCGTGTCCGTGGCTGCGCACCTGGCCCTGCTGGGTCTCTGCGCTACCATCTCTCTCAGGGTTTACCGCAAAGTGCTGCAGGCCGTGCACCGGGGCGACGGCACCAACCCTTTCCA GGCTTACCTGGACATGGACCTGACCCTGACTCGGGAGCAAACAGAACGTTTGTCCCAGCAGATTGCCTCCCACGTGGTCTCCACAGCCACACAGCTACGGCATTTCTTCCTAGTAGAAGACCTGGTGGATTCTCTCAAG CTGGCTCTTCTCTTCTACATCTTGACCTTTGTGGGAGCCATCTTCAACGGCTTGACTCTTGTCATCCTGG GAGTTGTTGCTTTGTTCACCGTTCCCCTTCTGTACAGACAACATCAG GCCCAGATTGACCAGTATGTGGGGTTGGTGACCAATCAGTTGAGCCACATCAAAGCTAA GATCCGAGCTAAGATCCCGGGGACCGGAACCCTTACCCCAACAGCATCAGTCTCCGGATCCAAAGCCAAAGCCGAATGA